In the genome of Neisseria lactamica, the window TTGACGGTTTCGTCGAAATAGACGGTTGCTACGGTGTAAATCTGAAACCAAACGGCCCAAAACATACAGATGGTCAGGAAAAGCGGGATGTAGGCGATGATGTGCCGTTTGTTGTCGGAACTGACGCGGGGGTTGGTCAGCAGGCGGGCGAAATAGGCGATGACGGCAAGGATGACGGTAGATAAGAGGATGCCGGAGAAATTGTCGAGGTTGACAAGCCCCGTTTTGATGGCGGTTGCAAGTGCGGCGATGAGGGCAATGCCGACGGCGGCCGCAGTTTTGCCCTGTCCTTTTGAAAGCGGATGGGGGACGGTGGGGTGGGGCAGGTTTTTACGTCCCAAGGAATAACGCCACAAGCCGAATGCCATACCGACCGCCGCCGCGCCGAAACCATAATGGAAACCGATGTTTTCTTGAAGCAGTCCGGTCAATAAGGGGCCTAAGAAGCCGCCGATATTGATGGCGATGTAGAAAATGGAAAATCCCGCATCGCGCAGCGGGCGCATTTCGTCCTGTTCGTATAATGCGCCTACCATAGAGCTGGCCGTAGATTTCACACCGCCGCTGCCCAATGCGATGAATATCAGCCCGATTAAAAGGCCGTACAGGCCCGGGGCGGCGGCAAGGACGATGTGTCCGAGCATCACGACGATGCCCGAGAGGAAGAGGGTTTTTTCCGCACCCCATACTCGGTCGGCAAACCACGCCCCCAAAATGGTGGACAGGTACACGCTGCCGCTGTATGCGCCGACAATGCCGCCGGCGAGGGTTTTGTCTATGCCCAAGCCGCCTTTGTCGGCGGTGTAGTAGAGGTAAATCAGCAGGATGCCCTGCATTCCATAAAATGAAAAACGTTCCCACAATTCGATATGGAAGAGGGTGGAAAGCTGGAAGGGGTGGCCGAAGAATGTTTTTTCTCCGGTGCGGGCGGGATGCCGGGATATAAAGGTTCTCCTAAAAGATTTTCTCTCAATGCCGTCTGAAACGGATGCGGACGGCGGCGGTGTTTTTTGTATGAAAATCGGTTTGTAACCGATATTGTCATTCTTTGTCAAATGATGCGCTGCCGTTTTTGCGGTCAAATGTTTTTATATTTGTTTCAATTCAATGGATTGTATTTTAGAGTACGTGTTCCGATACGGCGCGGGTAAAGCCTTTTCAGTCAAGCGGCTTATCCGATAGGGCGGTTTTTTATAGTGGATTAAATTTAAACCAGTACGGCGTTGCCTCGCCTTAGCTCAAAGAGAACGATTCTCTAAGGTGCTCAAGCACCAAGTGAATCGGTTCCGTACTATCTGTACTGTCTGCGGCTTCGTCGCCTTGTCCTGATTTTTGTTAATCCGCTATAAAGACCGTCGGGCATCTGCAGCCGTCATTCCCGCGCAGGCGGGAATCTAGACCTTAGAACAACAGCAATATTCAAAGATTATCTGAAAGTCCGAGATTCTAGATTCCCGCTTTCGCGGGAATGACGAAAGGTTGCGGGAATGACGAAAGGTTGCGGGAATGACGGTTCGGGCATTCCTTAAATTACCCGTGTATCGCTGTAAATCTTAGAGATGGCGGAATATAGCGGATTAACAAAAACCGGTACGGCGTTGCCTCGCCTTAGCTCAAAGAGAACGATTCTCTAAGGTGCTGAAGCACCAAGTGAATCGGTTCCGTACTATTTGTACTGTCTGCGGCTTCGTCGCCTTGTCCTGATTTTTGTTAATTCACTATATCGATTCTGTTCCCTTGCAGGCGGACGGCGGCGGAAAAGCAGGTTTTCAAATGTCCGGTTTGGCGGCGCGCCTTTCAGACGGCACGGCGGCGGACAGTGCCGCGCCGTCTGAAAACCGTTTATTTCCCTTTGCCGTTTCCGGCGGAGTCTTTTTTGTCCGAACCGAATAGGCGGTCGAAACGTATGGTGTATGTCAGCTCGCCGCCCGATGAAAGGCTGCCGATACGGGCAACCGCCTGTATGGCGCGGGTCAGCCGGTAAATCAGTTTGACGGACTGTTCCGCGCTGGAGATGCCGTATTCGTAGCCGATGTAGAGTTTGCCGGTCAGTTGTTTGCCGACGGTCAGCACCTGTTCGGCGGGGTTGA includes:
- a CDS encoding oligopeptide:H+ symporter; translation: MSRHPARTGEKTFFGHPFQLSTLFHIELWERFSFYGMQGILLIYLYYTADKGGLGIDKTLAGGIVGAYSGSVYLSTILGAWFADRVWGAEKTLFLSGIVVMLGHIVLAAAPGLYGLLIGLIFIALGSGGVKSTASSMVGALYEQDEMRPLRDAGFSIFYIAINIGGFLGPLLTGLLQENIGFHYGFGAAAVGMAFGLWRYSLGRKNLPHPTVPHPLSKGQGKTAAAVGIALIAALATAIKTGLVNLDNFSGILLSTVILAVIAYFARLLTNPRVSSDNKRHIIAYIPLFLTICMFWAVWFQIYTVATVYFDETVNRTIGSFTVPVAWKDSMQSLWVILFSGLMAAMWTKMGRKQPKTPLKFAMAVFVTGASFLGFIPFISAGTPMPIAVFALIVLAITIGELMISPIALSISTKIAPPLFKTQMVALNFLAFSLGFTLGGVLFEKGYQAGDEIGFYRLLFYIGAATGFLLLLLVPKLNKMLEGTD